In Pseudochaenichthys georgianus chromosome 6, fPseGeo1.2, whole genome shotgun sequence, a single window of DNA contains:
- the mov10l1 gene encoding RNA helicase Mov10l1 isoform X2, with protein MLTAVRCMLSKLVSPLWRTGEADGEGLCSDATGQENIRNLRGSVVTQLCLDYGMIDDAIYFTTREVLGGIPLKEGDVVNCIAVRDGAQGGWKALRVEKSADAWEEGGSTSLEADSMQLRPLIGTVTSFDGDGGCINQTTYFPRSSLWEGYEPMKGDWVQAKYFVNPTQWTTQANSVAPLRYSRLDQVRVTSAYGKNGVVEDSVFYNLDSLLLPAHYQPMPGHLVNLVMVESSQSLYSWRALCMAPCQSENISITRLPETELQSLLENKGGLHVSDYGQFGDLMIGEKREMVFWIQNKGSETHTLKFCDIVGWDSEGQFLLVSVKDFKPLRQKQQPLRENGEESQNCSQSSEKQGGYAKEVKKENDEVLKETIHSPGVKREDRNVDISPGERLPIVLACQAKSMGCCAELLLLHFSSFTIGRRLKVTVRSKEETLLQPSVPYTPREATRASSTVPAQVITISAPKDAPRTTKRRLPNFLPNYPLPQALRDCVDAQSDVLVVQPCLGEVLSPSNMRLRFSVLLWLDELHAEREMKEQTIHGALLKKGAVYLHLEVLGLSEGRPNLNIGDRILLKKPQSDGVVMEYVGYVTEINEETVSLRVNSEFQRSYLGEPLDVEFSYNRLPTRRCHYALEHTKQFWNILFPSKVTVQTHQWTGKWSDETEQYKATGNEENGKVSMDMQSKATQTKGETLPSKPIPSVGHFFNPDLNPPQREAVKRILEGECRPIPYVLFGPPGTGKTITVIEAILQVYHFLPSSRVLVCTPSNSAADLICTRLHHSGFLHAASLARVNASSRQEESIPEALRAYSKAGEDIRHASFHRIVVSTCSSSGMFHNIGIQVGHFTHVFLDEAGQATEPESLIPMSYLSERDGQVVLAGDPCQLGPVVKSKLATAFGLGVSLMERLMANPLYARHDWGYNPKLVTKLIFNYRSHEALLTLPSKLFYKGELCFKAQRDVVDSLCQWKILPKKEFPLLFHGVRGTEMREGNNPSWFNPMEVVQVMLYCCQLTKKLYNPVDVSNIGIIAPYRKQCEKIRVLLGKVGLSDIKVGSVEEFQGQEFLVIIMSTVRSNESVLSDDLQSALGFLTNPKRFNVAITRPKALLVIVGNPHILIMDHCFRALLQYSFINGAYLGCDPPPSLRESQIVAEEQRIA; from the exons ATGCTAACAGCTGTGCGGTGCATGCTGTCTAAGCTGGTCTCTCCATTGTGGAGGACTGGAGAGGCTGATGGAGAGGGCCTTTGCTCTGATGCAACAG GCCAGGAAAACATTCGCAACCTGCGGGGCAGTGTGGTGACCCAGCTGTGCCTCGACTATGGCATGATTGACGATGCTATCTACTTCACCACCCGAGAAGTGTTGGGCGGGATACCTCTGAAAGAAGGGGACGTGGTGAACTGCATAGCAGTACGTGATGGTGCCCAAGGGGGATGGAAAGCTTTAAGG GTAGAGAAGAGTGCAGATGCTTGGGAGGAAGGAGGCAGTACCTCCTTAGAAGCTGACAGTATGCAGCTGCGGCCTCTCATTGGCACAGTCACATCATTTGATGGAGATGGTGGCTGCATAAACCAGACCACATACTTCCCACGCAGCAGCTTATGGGAAG GTTATGAGCCAATGAAAGGAGACTGGGTCCAAGCTAAATATTTTGTCAATCCTACCCAATGGACCACCCAGGCTAATTCTGTGGCCCCTTTACGCTACAGCCGCCTAGACCAG GTGCGTGTGACCAGCGCTTATGGTAAAAATGGAGTGGTGGAGGACAGTGTGTTCTATAACCTGGACTCTCTGCTGCTGCCTGCCCACTACCAGCCAATGCCAGGACATCTGGTCAACCTAGTGATGGTGGAGAGCAGTCAGTCCTTATACAGTTGGAGGGCCCTGTGCATGGCACCCTGCCAGAG TGAGAATATTTCCATTACACGTCTCCCAGAGACTGAACTCCAGAGTCTTTTGGAAAACAAAGGGGGGCTGCATGTATCGGACTATGGCCAGTTTGGGGATCTGATGATTGGCGAGAAGCGAGAGATGGTGTTTTGGATACA AAATAAAGGTTCAGAGACCCACACACTGAAGTTCTGTGACATCGTTGGCTGGGACTCAGAGGGACAGTTCCTCCTGGTTTCTGTCAAAGACTTCAAACCACTGAGACAGAAACAACAGCCTTTGCGAGAAAACGGCGAAGAGTCACAAAACTGCTCACAGTCTTCAGAAAAACAAGGTGGTTATGCAAAGGAGGTAAAGAAAGAAAATGACGAGGTGCTGAAGGAGACTATCCATTCCCCTGGTGTAAAGAGAGAGGACAGAAATGTGGATATTTCACCAGGAGAGAGGCTGCCTATTGTCTTAGCATGCCAAGCAAA GAGCATGGGATGCTGCGCTGAGCTGCTGTTGCTGCACTTCTCCTCTTTCACCATCGGGAGGCGCCTGAAGGTCACAGTGAGGAGTAAAGAGGAGACCCTGCTGCAGCCCTCAGTGCCCTACACTCCTAGAGAAGCAACTCGGGCCTCCTCCACAGTGCCTGCTCAAGTGATAACTATCTCTGCTCCAAAAGACGCACCAAG GACTACGAAGCGACGCCTGCCAAACTTCCTACCCAACTACCCGCTGCCCCAGGCTCTCAGAGACTGTGTGGATGCTCAGAGCGACGTGCTGGTGGTTCAGCCCTGCTTAGGAGAG GTTCTCTCACCATCCAACATGCGTCTGCGTTTCTCCGTCCTTCTCTGGCTGGACGAGCTGCATGCAGAGAGGGAAATGAAAGAACAAACAATCCACGGGGCCCTCCTCAAGAAAGGAGCGGTCTACCTGCACCTAGAGGTCCTTGGGTTGTCCGAAGGCAGACCCAATCTCAATATAG GGGACAGAATATTACTGAAGAAACCACAGAGTGACGGAGTGGTGATGGAGTATGTTGGTTATGTAACAGAG ATCAATGAAGAGACTGTGAGTTTGAGAGTGAACTCGGAGTTTCAGCGTAGCTACCTCGGGGAGCCACTCGATGTTGAGTTCTCTTACAACAG ATTGCCTACGAGACGGTGTCACTACGCACTTGAACACACAAAGCAGTTTTGGAATA TTCTCTTCCCCTCTAAAGTGACTGTTCAGACCCACCAGTGGACAGGGAAGTGGAGCGATGAGACGGAGCAATACAAAGCAACGGGCAATGAG GAAAATGGAAAGGTTTCCATGGACATGCAGTCAAAGGCCACGCAGACTAAAG GAGAAACACTGCCATCCAAGCCCATCCCCAGTGTAGGGCACTTCTTTAACCCGGACCTGAACCCCCCTCAGAGAGAGGCGGTGAAGAGGATCCTGGAAGGGGAGTGTCGGCCCATTCCTTATGTGCTGTTTGGACCTCCGGGCACGGGAAAGACCATCACCGTCATAGAAGCCATACTACag GTTTACCACTTTCTGCCCAGCAGTCGTGTTCTCGTGTGCACTCCCTCCAACAGCGCTGCTGACCTCATCTGCACCCGCCTTCATCACAGTGGCTTCCTGCATGCTGCGAGTTTGGCCCGTGTCAACGCATCCTCAAGGCAGGAGGAG TCCATCCCAGAAGCTCTGAGAGCGTACTCAAAGGCAGGAGAGGACATCCGCCACGCCTCTTTCCACAGGATTGTGGTCAGCACTTGCTCTAGCTCTGGCATGTTCCATAATATAGGAATACA AGTGGGACATTTTACCCACGTCTTCCTGGATGAAGCCGGCCAGGCCACAGAACCTGAGTCCCTGATCCCCATGAGTTATCTGTCAGAGAGAGATGGACAg GTAGTGTTGGCTGGAGACCCCTGCCAGCTGGGTCCAGTAGTGAAGTCAAAGCTGGCCACTGCATTTGGCCTGGGGGTGTCTTTGATGGAGAGGCTGATGGCTAACCCGCTGTACGCCAGACATGACTGGGGCTACAACCCTAAACTG GTGACTAAGCTGATCTTCAACTACCGTTCCCATGAGGCCTTGCTCACGCTGCCCTCCAAGCTCTTCTACAAGGGCGAGCTGTGTTTTAAAGCACAGAGGGACGTAGTAGACTCTCTCTGCCAGTGGAAAATCCTGCCCAAAAAAGAATTCCCTCTCCTCTTTCATGGAGTTAGA GGTACAGAGATGAGGGAAGGCAACAACCCGTCATGGTTCAACCCAATGGAGGTGGTGCAGGTCATGCTCTACTGCTGCCAGCTGACCAAGAAGCTCTACAACCCTGTGGACGTCTCGAACATCGGCATCATCGCCCCCTACAGGAAACAA TGTGAGAAGATCAGAGTGCTGCTGGGTAAGGTCGGCCTGTCTGATATCAAAGTGGGCTCTGTGGAGGAGTTCCAAGGACAAGAGTTCCTTGTCATCATCATGTCTACG GTGCGCTCTAATGAATCCGTACTGAGTGATGATTTGCAGAGTGCTCTCGGCTTTCTGACCAACCCCAAACGCTTCAACGTGGCCATCACTCGCCCCAAAGCCCTGCTCGTAATTGTTGGAAACCCCCACATCCTCATCATG GACCATTGCTTCAGAGCTCTACTGCAGTACAGTTTCATCAATGGGGCATATCTGGGTTgtgacccccctccctccctcagaGAGTCTCAGAT AGTTGCAGAAGAGCAAAGGATTGCATAA
- the nuak1b gene encoding NUAK family SNF1-like kinase 1, giving the protein METSYLSPHRGAPRPEAQRGQTSAGKPAGGDLSPSPPPPTLPAGTSPEDTPASSDGRRNSGVKKHHHKHNLKHRYELLETLGRGTYGKVKKAIERHSGREVAIKSIRKEKIKDDQDMVHIRREIEIMSSLRHPHIISIYEVFENKDKIVIVMEYASKGELYDYISERRRLSERETRHFFRQIVSAVHHCHKNGVAHRDLKLENVLLDENGNIKIADFGLSNLYHKDKLLQTFCGSPLYASPEIVNGRPYRGPEVDSWALGVLLYTLVYGTMPFDGGDHKNLIRQISNGDYKEPTQSSDARGLIRWMLMVNPERRATIEDIANHWWVNWGWKNSVCDCETQRDHGGSPMLARFIEWQNRTEPRGSGAKAAAAPQLLRQRPKKSKKENGEAGEAHCGEEDKPGLKRPKGILKTRLTEEQRATSLEEAESGQGALPQQAEGGDDASSPDQEEEDERSSGGGSPAKMVPSLPRKGILKNNQQRESGYYSSPERSESSELLGGASMSLLATSPPRRAMGRKGILKRNGKYSTYSGPPSAAAVAAVLGEPSPSTDSGLSRSQSRPSSIVGEDSSALSLSPSSLSGAEWHSSTPHLRPNIRACVSAENLLQLANFKGFQTAPPLQGPKFSRGSKTKGSPGDNGSFSLLGDLEDMTQVYQQALDISGNLT; this is encoded by the exons ATGGAAACCTCTTATTTATCGCCCCACCGGGGGGCACCCCGTCCCGAGGCCCAGAGAGGCCAAACCTCAGCGGGCAAACCGGCGGGGGGTGACCTCTCCCCTTCACCTCCACCTCCAACACTACCTGCCGGCACCTCACCCGAAGATACCCCGGCAAGCAGTGATGGACGGAGAAACTCGGGCGTGAAGAAACACCACCACAAGCACAACCTGAAGCACCGCTACGAGCTGCTGGAGACGCTAGGAAGAGGCACATATGGCAAGGTCAAGAAGGCCATCGAGCGACACTCCGGCAGAGAG GTGGCTATCAAGTCGATTCGGAAGGAGAAGATCAAGGACGATCAGGACATGGTTCACATCCGACGAGAGATTGAGATCATGTCATCCCTTCGCCACCCACACATCATCTCTATATATGAAG TGTTTGAAAACAAGGACAAGATTGTGATTGTGATGGAGTACGCCAGCAAGGGCGAGCTGTATGACTACATCAGCGAGCGCCGGCGCCTGAGCGAGCGGGAGACGCGACACTTCTTCAGACAGATAGTCTCCGCCGTGCACCACTGCCACAAG AATGGAGTGGCGCACAGGGATCTGAAACTGGAAAATGTGCTACTGGATGAAAACGGTAATATTAAG ATTGCTGACTTTGGACTGTCCAACCTCTACCATAAGGACAAGCTGCTGCAGACCTTCTGTGGCAGCCCGCTCTATGCTTCACCAGAGATTGTCAATGGGAGACCTTACCGTGGCCCAGAG GTGGACAGCTGGGCTCTGGGGGTGCTGCTGTATACCCTGGTCTATGGGACGATGCCATTTGATGGGGGAGACCACAAGAACCTCATTCGCCAGATTAGCAACGGCGACTACAAAGAACCTACTCAGTCCTCAG ATGCACGTGGACTGATCCGCTGGATGCTGATGGTGAACCCCGAGCGCCGGGCCACAATAGAAGACATAGCCAACCACTGGTGGGTGAACTGGGGCTGGAAGAACAGCGTGTGTGACTGCGAGACCCAACGAGACCACGGAGGCTCGCCCATGCTGGCCCGCTTCATCGAATGGCAGAACCGCACTGAGCCACGTGGTTCTGGAGCCAAGGCTGCAGCCGCGCCCCAGCTGCTGCGTCAGAGGCCCAAAAAGTCCAAGAAGGAAAACGGCGAGGCAGGGGAGGCCCACTGTGGAGAAGAAGACAAACCCGGGCTGAAGAGACCCAAGGGGATCCTGAAGACCAGGCTCACTGAAGAGCAGCGAGCCACCAGTCTGGAAGAAGCCGAGTCAGGCCAGGGAGCGCTGCCTCAACAAGCTGAAGGGGGAGATGACGCCTCAAGCCCAgatcaagaagaagaagatgagcgGAGTTCGGGTGGAGGCTCGCCAGCTAAGATGGTGCCCTCTCTCCCCAGGAAAGGCATCTTGAAGAACAACCAACAGAGGGAATCAGGGTACTACTCCTCGCCAGAGCGCAGCGAGTCTTCCGAGCTTTTAGGGGGCGCCAGTATGTCTCTGCTAGCCACCTCCCCGCCACGGAGAGCGATGGGGAGAAAGGGCATCTTGAAGCGAAACGGCAAGTACTCCACCTACAGCGGGCCTCCATCAGCAGCAGCGGTGGCTGCAGTCCTCGGCGAGCCTTCTCCATCAACCGACTCTGGTCTGTCCCGCAGTCAGAGCCGTCCCTCCAGCATCGTCGGGGAGGACAGCTCCGCCCTGTCCCTGTCGCCCAGCTCCCTCAGCGGGGCCGAGTGGCATTCCTCCACCCCCCACCTCCGCCCAAACATCAGGGCCTGCGTCTCGGCTGAAAACCTGCTGCAGCTCGCCAACTTCAAGGGCTTCCAGACTGCCCCACCGCTCCAGGGACCCAAGTTCAGCCGTGGCTCCAAAACGAAAGGTTCCCCGGGGGACAACGGCAGCTTCTCCCTGCTGGGGGACCTGGAGGACATGACTCAGGTGTACCAGCAAGCCCTGGACATCAGCGGCAACCTCACCTAA
- the mov10l1 gene encoding RNA helicase Mov10l1 isoform X1: MLTAVRCMLSKLVSPLWRTGEADGEGLCSDATGQENIRNLRGSVVTQLCLDYGMIDDAIYFTTREVLGGIPLKEGDVVNCIAVRDGAQGGWKALRVEKSADAWEEGGSTSLEADSMQLRPLIGTVTSFDGDGGCINQTTYFPRSSLWEGYEPMKGDWVQAKYFVNPTQWTTQANSVAPLRYSRLDQVRVTSAYGKNGVVEDSVFYNLDSLLLPAHYQPMPGHLVNLVMVESSQSLYSWRALCMAPCQSENISITRLPETELQSLLENKGGLHVSDYGQFGDLMIGEKREMVFWIQNKGSETHTLKFCDIVGWDSEGQFLLVSVKDFKPLRQKQQPLRENGEESQNCSQSSEKQGGYAKEVKKENDEVLKETIHSPGVKREDRNVDISPGERLPIVLACQAKSMGCCAELLLLHFSSFTIGRRLKVTVRSKEETLLQPSVPYTPREATRASSTVPAQVITISAPKDAPRTTKRRLPNFLPNYPLPQALRDCVDAQSDVLVVQPCLGEVLSPSNMRLRFSVLLWLDELHAEREMKEQTIHGALLKKGAVYLHLEVLGLSEGRPNLNIGDRILLKKPQSDGVVMEYVGYVTEINEETVSLRVNSEFQRSYLGEPLDVEFSYNRLPTRRCHYALEHTKQFWNILFPSKVTVQTHQWTGKWSDETEQYKATGNEIPTKENGKVSMDMQSKATQTKGETLPSKPIPSVGHFFNPDLNPPQREAVKRILEGECRPIPYVLFGPPGTGKTITVIEAILQVYHFLPSSRVLVCTPSNSAADLICTRLHHSGFLHAASLARVNASSRQEESIPEALRAYSKAGEDIRHASFHRIVVSTCSSSGMFHNIGIQVGHFTHVFLDEAGQATEPESLIPMSYLSERDGQVVLAGDPCQLGPVVKSKLATAFGLGVSLMERLMANPLYARHDWGYNPKLVTKLIFNYRSHEALLTLPSKLFYKGELCFKAQRDVVDSLCQWKILPKKEFPLLFHGVRGTEMREGNNPSWFNPMEVVQVMLYCCQLTKKLYNPVDVSNIGIIAPYRKQCEKIRVLLGKVGLSDIKVGSVEEFQGQEFLVIIMSTVRSNESVLSDDLQSALGFLTNPKRFNVAITRPKALLVIVGNPHILIMDHCFRALLQYSFINGAYLGCDPPPSLRESQIVAEEQRIA; encoded by the exons ATGCTAACAGCTGTGCGGTGCATGCTGTCTAAGCTGGTCTCTCCATTGTGGAGGACTGGAGAGGCTGATGGAGAGGGCCTTTGCTCTGATGCAACAG GCCAGGAAAACATTCGCAACCTGCGGGGCAGTGTGGTGACCCAGCTGTGCCTCGACTATGGCATGATTGACGATGCTATCTACTTCACCACCCGAGAAGTGTTGGGCGGGATACCTCTGAAAGAAGGGGACGTGGTGAACTGCATAGCAGTACGTGATGGTGCCCAAGGGGGATGGAAAGCTTTAAGG GTAGAGAAGAGTGCAGATGCTTGGGAGGAAGGAGGCAGTACCTCCTTAGAAGCTGACAGTATGCAGCTGCGGCCTCTCATTGGCACAGTCACATCATTTGATGGAGATGGTGGCTGCATAAACCAGACCACATACTTCCCACGCAGCAGCTTATGGGAAG GTTATGAGCCAATGAAAGGAGACTGGGTCCAAGCTAAATATTTTGTCAATCCTACCCAATGGACCACCCAGGCTAATTCTGTGGCCCCTTTACGCTACAGCCGCCTAGACCAG GTGCGTGTGACCAGCGCTTATGGTAAAAATGGAGTGGTGGAGGACAGTGTGTTCTATAACCTGGACTCTCTGCTGCTGCCTGCCCACTACCAGCCAATGCCAGGACATCTGGTCAACCTAGTGATGGTGGAGAGCAGTCAGTCCTTATACAGTTGGAGGGCCCTGTGCATGGCACCCTGCCAGAG TGAGAATATTTCCATTACACGTCTCCCAGAGACTGAACTCCAGAGTCTTTTGGAAAACAAAGGGGGGCTGCATGTATCGGACTATGGCCAGTTTGGGGATCTGATGATTGGCGAGAAGCGAGAGATGGTGTTTTGGATACA AAATAAAGGTTCAGAGACCCACACACTGAAGTTCTGTGACATCGTTGGCTGGGACTCAGAGGGACAGTTCCTCCTGGTTTCTGTCAAAGACTTCAAACCACTGAGACAGAAACAACAGCCTTTGCGAGAAAACGGCGAAGAGTCACAAAACTGCTCACAGTCTTCAGAAAAACAAGGTGGTTATGCAAAGGAGGTAAAGAAAGAAAATGACGAGGTGCTGAAGGAGACTATCCATTCCCCTGGTGTAAAGAGAGAGGACAGAAATGTGGATATTTCACCAGGAGAGAGGCTGCCTATTGTCTTAGCATGCCAAGCAAA GAGCATGGGATGCTGCGCTGAGCTGCTGTTGCTGCACTTCTCCTCTTTCACCATCGGGAGGCGCCTGAAGGTCACAGTGAGGAGTAAAGAGGAGACCCTGCTGCAGCCCTCAGTGCCCTACACTCCTAGAGAAGCAACTCGGGCCTCCTCCACAGTGCCTGCTCAAGTGATAACTATCTCTGCTCCAAAAGACGCACCAAG GACTACGAAGCGACGCCTGCCAAACTTCCTACCCAACTACCCGCTGCCCCAGGCTCTCAGAGACTGTGTGGATGCTCAGAGCGACGTGCTGGTGGTTCAGCCCTGCTTAGGAGAG GTTCTCTCACCATCCAACATGCGTCTGCGTTTCTCCGTCCTTCTCTGGCTGGACGAGCTGCATGCAGAGAGGGAAATGAAAGAACAAACAATCCACGGGGCCCTCCTCAAGAAAGGAGCGGTCTACCTGCACCTAGAGGTCCTTGGGTTGTCCGAAGGCAGACCCAATCTCAATATAG GGGACAGAATATTACTGAAGAAACCACAGAGTGACGGAGTGGTGATGGAGTATGTTGGTTATGTAACAGAG ATCAATGAAGAGACTGTGAGTTTGAGAGTGAACTCGGAGTTTCAGCGTAGCTACCTCGGGGAGCCACTCGATGTTGAGTTCTCTTACAACAG ATTGCCTACGAGACGGTGTCACTACGCACTTGAACACACAAAGCAGTTTTGGAATA TTCTCTTCCCCTCTAAAGTGACTGTTCAGACCCACCAGTGGACAGGGAAGTGGAGCGATGAGACGGAGCAATACAAAGCAACGGGCAATGAG ATTCCAACCAAGGAAAATGGAAAGGTTTCCATGGACATGCAGTCAAAGGCCACGCAGACTAAAG GAGAAACACTGCCATCCAAGCCCATCCCCAGTGTAGGGCACTTCTTTAACCCGGACCTGAACCCCCCTCAGAGAGAGGCGGTGAAGAGGATCCTGGAAGGGGAGTGTCGGCCCATTCCTTATGTGCTGTTTGGACCTCCGGGCACGGGAAAGACCATCACCGTCATAGAAGCCATACTACag GTTTACCACTTTCTGCCCAGCAGTCGTGTTCTCGTGTGCACTCCCTCCAACAGCGCTGCTGACCTCATCTGCACCCGCCTTCATCACAGTGGCTTCCTGCATGCTGCGAGTTTGGCCCGTGTCAACGCATCCTCAAGGCAGGAGGAG TCCATCCCAGAAGCTCTGAGAGCGTACTCAAAGGCAGGAGAGGACATCCGCCACGCCTCTTTCCACAGGATTGTGGTCAGCACTTGCTCTAGCTCTGGCATGTTCCATAATATAGGAATACA AGTGGGACATTTTACCCACGTCTTCCTGGATGAAGCCGGCCAGGCCACAGAACCTGAGTCCCTGATCCCCATGAGTTATCTGTCAGAGAGAGATGGACAg GTAGTGTTGGCTGGAGACCCCTGCCAGCTGGGTCCAGTAGTGAAGTCAAAGCTGGCCACTGCATTTGGCCTGGGGGTGTCTTTGATGGAGAGGCTGATGGCTAACCCGCTGTACGCCAGACATGACTGGGGCTACAACCCTAAACTG GTGACTAAGCTGATCTTCAACTACCGTTCCCATGAGGCCTTGCTCACGCTGCCCTCCAAGCTCTTCTACAAGGGCGAGCTGTGTTTTAAAGCACAGAGGGACGTAGTAGACTCTCTCTGCCAGTGGAAAATCCTGCCCAAAAAAGAATTCCCTCTCCTCTTTCATGGAGTTAGA GGTACAGAGATGAGGGAAGGCAACAACCCGTCATGGTTCAACCCAATGGAGGTGGTGCAGGTCATGCTCTACTGCTGCCAGCTGACCAAGAAGCTCTACAACCCTGTGGACGTCTCGAACATCGGCATCATCGCCCCCTACAGGAAACAA TGTGAGAAGATCAGAGTGCTGCTGGGTAAGGTCGGCCTGTCTGATATCAAAGTGGGCTCTGTGGAGGAGTTCCAAGGACAAGAGTTCCTTGTCATCATCATGTCTACG GTGCGCTCTAATGAATCCGTACTGAGTGATGATTTGCAGAGTGCTCTCGGCTTTCTGACCAACCCCAAACGCTTCAACGTGGCCATCACTCGCCCCAAAGCCCTGCTCGTAATTGTTGGAAACCCCCACATCCTCATCATG GACCATTGCTTCAGAGCTCTACTGCAGTACAGTTTCATCAATGGGGCATATCTGGGTTgtgacccccctccctccctcagaGAGTCTCAGAT AGTTGCAGAAGAGCAAAGGATTGCATAA